A genomic region of Nostoc sp. UHCC 0702 contains the following coding sequences:
- a CDS encoding PAS domain S-box protein, translated as MLNVNRLQLQDLHNSLVVRVASAIAITIGGLVLLGWFFQVEVLKLGFPGSAMTMKANTALSFILSGISLWLLQKSRGNKFNLESKDTKASTDNSKSSRYRVLYLGLGRIFAVAVALIGLLVVGKYLLGANLSINQQLLYDSPTTITSLHPGLMGLNTAINLIFIGTALLLLIQQKNHRSYWYAQIFALIAALISLQAVIGYAYGVPIFYGIVPHTTTMGLHTALTFIVLCVGILWVRSDQGCMRVVMSDNFGGLLARRLLVAAIAVPFVSGWLILQGQQAGYYSPTFALSLFTIVLIVIFLLLVWQSARVIERLCHQNDHARKTYEEKLRSFVDSNVIGILFGDVYGGIQQANDEFLGMIGYTQEDLQQGKLSWSNITPPEYLYLDEQGIAQAKANPKGTCTPYKKEFIRKDGSRVPVLVGYVLLGENRTESVAFILDLSDRQFAEAEQQKLVSLIENSSDFIGIATLEGKSLYVNNAGQKLVGIESIEVVKQKVLLDYLMPEDKAFLSEHILPIVFTQGRWQGEFRLRHLQTGLPIPVDCNIFTIIDKNTGQPMAVATVTRDITERNQAREQIIQLNKDLQRRIVELQTLLEVIPIGIGIAEDPQCQTIRINPCLAQQLGISPDENASLTAPIHERPTSFKVYRDGRELPAEELPMQYSAANGVEVLNCELDIIHENGKIIKLLEYVAPLFDEEGKTRGSVGAFLDITERKQAEAILRNQQKWLDDVLNLMPMPLLFIEPGTARVTFANQAANEFNGGEFPQGLSADEYHIADHCTDTAGDRIPNNQMPGVRVARGERLEGLEVDWHTSAGVRSLHIFADSLPAMHGYPATCLLAFQDITNLKEVEKALSLGYRRLQLLFSTASDLLSSQQPVALIDSVFRKLAVQIGLDVYFNYLVEDNQVMRLASFTGISEELAKQIEWLEFGQAVCGTVAQQRCPISVEQVQESTDSKTELIRSLGISAYYCYPLMAQGRLLGTLSFGSRTRTRFTENQRGMMQAVCDQIAMAMERASLIASLQQQTEQLSEANRMKDEFLAILSHELRSPLNAILGWAQLLRVRKLSETQTAKALETIERNAKAQTQLIEDLLDISRMIRGKLRLNVRTCDLILIIQSAIETVNLAALAKEIDLRFSLTPSATIDNADLGLEVNSEKAESIEPKSPATRCLVPGDAERLQQIIWNLLSNAIKFTPRGGKVEVKLSTVSGQEKQRTTDNYAQIQVIDTGIGISPEFLPYVFDRFRQADSSSTRSHGGLGLGLAIVRHLVELHGGTVHVESQGEQQGATFTVKLPLNPSVPHHLSPRTQEPPVPSDSLQLDASLLGVRVLVVDDEADTREFTTTVLEQCHAEVQAVASVQEALEMIPQWKPDVLVSDIGMPEEDGYSLIRKLRSQPAEQGGKIPAAALTAYARAEDRMRAIKEGYQLHLPKPIEPAELATVVASLVGRT; from the coding sequence ATGTTAAACGTCAACCGCTTGCAATTGCAAGATTTACATAATTCACTAGTGGTAAGAGTTGCAAGTGCGATCGCAATTACGATCGGTGGCTTGGTACTGCTAGGCTGGTTTTTCCAGGTGGAAGTTCTCAAGCTTGGCTTCCCTGGTAGTGCAATGACAATGAAGGCAAATACAGCTCTGTCTTTTATACTATCTGGCATCTCGCTGTGGCTATTGCAAAAATCCAGGGGTAATAAGTTCAATTTGGAGTCTAAAGACACAAAAGCAAGCACAGATAATAGCAAATCTTCCCGCTACCGTGTCCTCTATTTAGGGCTAGGCAGAATTTTTGCAGTAGCGGTTGCCTTAATTGGTTTGTTGGTAGTGGGTAAATATCTGTTGGGTGCAAATCTCAGTATTAACCAACAGCTGTTGTATGATTCACCAACCACTATAACATCATTGCATCCGGGGTTAATGGGGCTGAATACCGCAATCAACTTGATATTCATTGGCACAGCTCTCTTGCTTTTGATTCAGCAAAAAAATCACCGTAGCTATTGGTATGCCCAAATTTTCGCTTTGATAGCCGCTTTGATTTCCTTACAAGCTGTGATTGGCTATGCCTATGGAGTACCAATTTTCTACGGCATTGTTCCCCATACAACAACAATGGGATTACACACAGCACTGACGTTTATTGTACTTTGTGTCGGTATACTCTGGGTGCGTTCAGACCAGGGATGTATGCGGGTAGTTATGAGCGATAATTTTGGTGGCTTACTTGCACGTCGTTTACTAGTTGCCGCGATCGCAGTGCCTTTTGTGTCGGGGTGGTTAATCCTTCAAGGTCAACAAGCCGGATATTACAGTCCGACTTTCGCTTTATCTTTGTTTACTATTGTCCTGATTGTAATTTTTCTGCTTTTGGTTTGGCAAAGTGCAAGAGTGATTGAACGCCTCTGTCACCAAAATGATCATGCTCGCAAAACTTATGAAGAGAAACTTAGAAGTTTCGTAGATTCTAACGTTATTGGTATTCTGTTTGGCGATGTGTACGGCGGTATTCAACAAGCCAACGACGAATTTCTCGGAATGATTGGTTACACCCAAGAAGATTTACAACAAGGCAAATTAAGTTGGAGCAACATTACACCGCCAGAGTATTTATATTTAGATGAGCAAGGTATCGCCCAAGCAAAGGCAAATCCTAAAGGTACTTGTACGCCATACAAAAAAGAATTTATCCGTAAAGATGGTAGCCGTGTCCCTGTGTTAGTTGGTTACGTGCTACTAGGAGAAAATCGTACTGAATCAGTTGCTTTTATCCTCGATTTGAGCGATCGCCAGTTTGCAGAAGCAGAGCAACAAAAATTAGTATCTCTGATCGAAAATAGTTCTGATTTTATTGGCATAGCGACCCTTGAAGGAAAATCACTTTATGTCAACAATGCTGGTCAAAAGCTTGTAGGAATTGAGAGCATAGAAGTAGTCAAGCAAAAGGTACTATTAGATTACCTCATGCCTGAAGACAAAGCCTTTCTTAGTGAACATATCCTGCCGATTGTATTTACACAAGGACGCTGGCAGGGAGAATTTCGCCTCAGGCACTTGCAGACAGGTTTACCAATACCAGTTGATTGCAACATCTTCACCATCATAGACAAAAATACAGGTCAACCAATGGCGGTTGCAACTGTGACTCGTGATATCACCGAGCGCAACCAAGCAAGGGAACAAATCATCCAACTGAACAAAGATTTACAGCGCCGCATCGTTGAGTTGCAAACTTTGTTAGAAGTGATTCCCATTGGCATTGGTATTGCTGAAGATCCTCAGTGCCAAACTATCAGAATCAACCCTTGTTTAGCCCAGCAATTGGGGATATCACCAGATGAAAATGCTTCCCTGACTGCTCCTATTCATGAAAGACCAACAAGTTTTAAAGTTTACCGCGATGGTAGAGAACTACCAGCAGAGGAACTCCCCATGCAGTACTCTGCTGCCAATGGCGTAGAAGTTTTAAATTGTGAACTTGATATCATCCATGAAAATGGAAAAATCATCAAGCTCTTAGAGTATGTCGCACCACTGTTTGATGAGGAGGGTAAGACCAGAGGATCAGTTGGTGCATTTTTGGATATCACCGAGCGCAAGCAGGCAGAAGCAATACTGCGGAATCAGCAAAAATGGTTAGACGATGTGCTTAACCTCATGCCAATGCCGCTATTGTTTATTGAACCAGGAACGGCAAGGGTAACTTTTGCCAATCAAGCTGCTAATGAATTTAATGGGGGTGAATTTCCTCAAGGTCTATCAGCAGATGAGTATCATATAGCTGATCACTGCACAGATACAGCAGGCGATCGCATCCCCAATAACCAAATGCCTGGGGTGCGAGTCGCCCGTGGAGAACGTTTAGAAGGGTTGGAGGTAGACTGGCATACAAGTGCGGGTGTACGCTCTTTACATATATTTGCCGATAGTTTGCCAGCTATGCACGGCTATCCCGCTACTTGTTTGTTAGCGTTCCAAGACATTACCAATCTCAAGGAGGTAGAAAAAGCATTGTCATTGGGGTACAGAAGGCTGCAACTCCTGTTTAGCACAGCCAGCGATTTATTATCCAGCCAGCAGCCAGTGGCATTGATAGATAGTGTTTTCCGTAAACTGGCGGTGCAAATTGGTTTGGATGTTTACTTTAACTATTTAGTTGAAGACAATCAGGTAATGCGGTTAGCCTCCTTTACAGGCATATCTGAGGAACTGGCAAAACAAATTGAGTGGCTAGAGTTCGGTCAAGCAGTATGCGGTACTGTAGCTCAGCAGCGCTGTCCAATATCTGTAGAACAGGTGCAGGAATCAACTGATTCTAAAACAGAATTGATTCGCTCTTTAGGGATTAGTGCTTATTATTGTTATCCATTGATGGCGCAAGGGCGGCTTTTAGGTACTCTTTCCTTTGGCAGTCGCACTCGCACTCGCTTCACCGAGAATCAAAGAGGAATGATGCAAGCAGTTTGCGACCAAATAGCGATGGCTATGGAACGTGCGAGCTTAATTGCTTCTCTACAACAGCAAACTGAACAGTTGAGTGAAGCCAACCGCATGAAAGATGAGTTCTTGGCGATATTGTCCCATGAATTGCGATCGCCCCTCAACGCCATCCTCGGTTGGGCCCAGCTACTACGTGTCCGCAAGCTCAGCGAAACTCAGACAGCTAAAGCACTGGAGACCATCGAACGCAATGCCAAGGCGCAAACACAGCTAATTGAAGATTTGCTCGATATCTCGCGGATGATTAGAGGCAAGTTGCGGCTGAATGTTCGTACTTGTGATTTGATTTTGATTATTCAGTCAGCGATCGAAACTGTCAACCTAGCAGCCCTTGCCAAAGAAATCGATTTGAGATTTTCTCTAACTCCCTCTGCAACAATAGACAATGCAGATTTGGGTTTAGAAGTCAATAGTGAAAAGGCAGAATCTATTGAACCAAAATCTCCAGCGACTCGATGCTTAGTTCCCGGTGACGCTGAGCGTTTGCAGCAGATTATCTGGAATTTGCTATCCAATGCCATCAAATTTACACCGCGAGGTGGCAAGGTAGAAGTCAAGCTATCAACTGTCAGTGGTCAAGAAAAACAGCGGACAACCGACAACTATGCTCAAATCCAAGTGATTGACACAGGTATTGGCATCAGTCCAGAATTTCTTCCTTACGTTTTTGACCGTTTTCGTCAAGCCGATAGTTCTAGTACCAGGTCACATGGTGGACTAGGATTAGGATTAGCGATCGTCCGTCATTTAGTAGAATTGCATGGCGGTACTGTCCACGTAGAAAGTCAGGGCGAACAACAAGGAGCGACGTTTACAGTCAAGCTGCCCCTTAATCCTTCAGTTCCCCATCACCTCAGCCCAAGAACCCAAGAACCCCCCGTTCCCTCAGACTCTCTACAGTTGGATGCCTCTCTTTTAGGTGTGCGGGTATTGGTTGTAGATGACGAAGCCGACACTCGTGAATTTACCACCACAGTACTCGAACAGTGTCATGCCGAAGTTCAGGCAGTTGCATCAGTACAAGAAGCATTAGAGATGATTCCCCAGTGGAAACCAGATGTTTTAGTTAGCGACATAGGTATGCCAGAGGAAGATGGTTACTCATTGATCCGCAAATTGCGATCGCAACCAGCAGAACAAGGTGGAAAGATTCCGGCAGCAGCCCTCACAGCCTATGCTAGGGCAGAGGATAGGATGCGCGCCATCAAGGAAGGTTATCAACTGCACTTACCCAAGCCTATTGAGCCAGCGGAATTAGCCACAGTAGTTGCTAGCCTTGTGGGACGCACCTGA
- a CDS encoding helix-turn-helix transcriptional regulator produces the protein MIALIKTSTSTPIKLQLPNVKLPAVQQAGFLQEVIEGLGDGILILTRAGKLVYSNASAYHICCQLNQGHSNSSFVPPAILHLCQTLLESRSFCSEPLIMLSDDIVLNKSTTFRIRVKLLDLERFQIPCFLVTIENRYESLKNIAIAEIKKFALTPREAEIWCLYRNKYTYKEIATQLFITLNTVKKHMKNIHAKRQYFVESNS, from the coding sequence ATGATTGCGCTAATCAAAACATCTACATCAACACCAATTAAACTACAACTACCTAATGTTAAATTGCCTGCTGTGCAACAAGCTGGTTTTTTACAAGAAGTTATAGAAGGATTAGGAGATGGCATTTTAATTTTAACTAGAGCGGGTAAACTTGTTTATAGCAATGCATCTGCCTACCACATTTGTTGTCAGCTAAATCAAGGTCATTCTAATTCTAGTTTTGTGCCGCCAGCTATTTTGCATCTCTGCCAAACCTTACTTGAAAGTCGCAGCTTTTGCTCTGAGCCGCTGATAATGTTATCTGATGACATTGTACTTAATAAGTCAACTACCTTTCGCATCAGAGTCAAATTGCTGGATTTAGAAAGATTCCAGATTCCTTGTTTCTTAGTTACTATTGAGAACCGATATGAGTCTCTCAAAAATATAGCGATCGCAGAAATCAAAAAATTTGCTTTAACACCACGAGAAGCTGAAATTTGGTGTCTCTATCGCAACAAATACACCTACAAAGAAATTGCTACCCAGCTTTTCATTACTCTCAATACAGTAAAAAAGCATATGAAAAATATTCATGCTAAACGACAATACTTTGTAGAAAGTAATTCCTAA
- a CDS encoding DUF4168 domain-containing protein, producing the protein MKKISDLIFRTRLQTMLSRNLFLGALTTASFVASTLILHSQAEAQISPVNSSEITSYAQAVLAMEPSRQKAFEEIKKLIGGGEIPEIACNDPNSMNSLPRQARDIATDYCNRSQKIVEDNGLTISRFNGITVEIQNNNNLKRQVYNTLIRLQKTPDSQ; encoded by the coding sequence ATGAAGAAAATTTCTGATTTAATTTTCCGAACACGGCTGCAAACCATGCTTTCTCGAAATTTGTTTTTGGGCGCTCTTACCACTGCTAGTTTTGTCGCTAGCACTTTGATTTTGCATTCACAAGCTGAGGCTCAAATTTCACCAGTTAATAGTAGTGAAATTACTAGCTACGCTCAAGCTGTGTTAGCAATGGAACCATCACGTCAAAAAGCTTTTGAAGAAATTAAGAAACTGATTGGTGGTGGAGAAATTCCCGAAATTGCTTGTAATGATCCCAACAGTATGAATAGTCTGCCACGCCAGGCTAGAGATATTGCAACCGATTACTGTAATCGTTCCCAAAAAATAGTTGAAGATAATGGTCTTACCATTTCACGTTTCAATGGGATTACTGTAGAGATCCAAAATAACAATAACTTAAAACGGCAGGTATATAATACATTAATTCGCCTGCAAAAAACTCCTGATTCTCAGTAG
- the holA gene encoding DNA polymerase III subunit delta, translating into MPIYVYWGEDDFAIERAIALLRDRVLDPLWTSFNYTSFSPEQPDAAIAALNQVMTPTFGAGGRLVWLMNTTLCQHCPDNVLAELARTLPVIPENSFLLLTTRNKPDERLKSTKLFKQFASEFQEFPLIPPWKTELLVQAVNQAAQAVGVKLSPKIAQILAEAVGNDTRLLYSELEKLRLYTVGSNKPLDVDIVTQLVRNTTQNSLQLSAAIRTGDTGKALNILADLINASEPGLRIVATLIGQFRTWLWVKIVMEGGEQNPQAIAKAAEIANPKRIYFLQQEVKFLSVQQLISCLPLLLELEVSLKQGASEMSVLQTKIIELCEVCRQNSQYS; encoded by the coding sequence ATGCCAATCTATGTTTACTGGGGTGAGGATGATTTTGCCATAGAACGAGCGATCGCTTTGTTGCGCGATCGCGTCCTCGACCCTTTATGGACAAGTTTTAACTATACTTCATTCTCCCCTGAGCAACCTGACGCTGCGATCGCTGCCTTAAATCAAGTGATGACACCAACTTTTGGAGCGGGTGGGCGCTTGGTGTGGCTGATGAATACTACCCTGTGTCAGCATTGTCCAGACAACGTTTTAGCAGAACTGGCGCGAACTCTACCAGTCATTCCAGAAAACTCATTTTTATTGCTCACTACCCGTAACAAACCCGATGAACGCTTAAAATCGACAAAATTATTCAAACAATTCGCTAGTGAGTTCCAAGAATTTCCGCTCATCCCACCCTGGAAGACGGAATTGCTGGTACAAGCCGTTAATCAAGCGGCTCAAGCTGTGGGAGTGAAACTGTCTCCCAAGATTGCACAAATATTGGCTGAAGCAGTGGGTAATGATACACGCCTACTCTACAGTGAACTAGAGAAACTGCGTCTTTATACAGTAGGAAGCAATAAGCCTTTAGACGTAGATATAGTTACGCAATTAGTACGAAATACTACACAAAATAGTCTACAATTATCAGCAGCGATTAGAACAGGAGACACGGGTAAAGCTTTAAATATCTTGGCTGATCTCATTAATGCTTCTGAGCCTGGTTTACGGATAGTCGCTACTCTCATTGGTCAATTTCGTACATGGTTATGGGTAAAAATCGTCATGGAAGGCGGTGAACAAAATCCACAAGCGATCGCTAAAGCTGCTGAGATTGCTAACCCCAAACGCATCTACTTTTTACAGCAAGAAGTTAAATTTCTTTCTGTACAGCAACTAATTTCGTGCTTACCTTTACTACTGGAGTTAGAAGTGAGTCTCAAGCAAGGAGCCTCGGAAATGTCAGTACTTCAGACGAAAATCATAGAATTATGCGAAGTATGCCGACAAAACTCGCAATACTCCTAA
- a CDS encoding DUF1868 domain-containing protein encodes MDDNYQIYLNRVARLTLPEAHRSQVEHIQESSKFQLHSGSRQAAPFPGYTLITPSAAEESENSAFYAQIQVYQQELLQLPVNSDLIIPVPPASFHLTLADLIWDSAYRDACEKNPEFEQQLRSCCAEIFQQYQQSMTSKTNPILWQMLGLIVMPRAVGVCLVPQDEYSYEQVIKFRRTIYQNPKLIALGIEQHYHFTAHITLGYFGEVPSDLDRTNFSTLLSQLNEKWQLNYPKFVINRVELRKFEDMTYYHRQPDWPSLDF; translated from the coding sequence TTGGACGACAACTATCAAATTTATCTGAACCGGGTAGCAAGACTGACGCTACCAGAAGCTCACAGATCCCAAGTTGAGCATATCCAGGAATCTTCTAAATTTCAGCTGCATTCTGGTTCTAGACAAGCAGCACCTTTTCCTGGCTATACGCTAATAACCCCATCTGCGGCAGAAGAATCAGAAAACTCTGCTTTCTATGCCCAGATACAAGTTTACCAGCAGGAACTTTTACAGTTGCCTGTCAACAGTGATTTGATTATCCCTGTACCTCCTGCTAGCTTTCATCTCACCTTAGCAGACTTAATTTGGGACAGTGCTTACCGTGACGCCTGCGAAAAAAATCCTGAATTTGAACAACAGTTACGCTCTTGCTGTGCTGAAATATTTCAGCAGTATCAACAATCCATGACAAGTAAGACTAATCCCATTTTATGGCAAATGCTGGGATTGATAGTCATGCCAAGAGCTGTAGGTGTTTGTTTAGTACCCCAAGATGAATACAGTTATGAGCAGGTAATTAAGTTTCGCCGCACAATTTATCAAAATCCGAAGTTAATCGCTTTAGGTATTGAACAGCATTATCATTTTACGGCACACATTACATTAGGCTATTTTGGGGAGGTTCCATCAGATTTAGACCGCACAAACTTTAGCACCTTGCTTTCTCAGTTGAATGAAAAATGGCAGTTGAATTATCCAAAATTTGTGATCAACCGTGTCGAACTGCGGAAATTTGAGGATATGACCTACTATCACCGTCAACCAGACTGGCCAAGTTTAGATTTTTAA
- a CDS encoding Hsp20/alpha crystallin family protein yields MALIRWEPFRDIERYQPFRRDIERWEPFRDIDTLQRQINRLFDRLIPTEDGEKTGFSFIPPAELEETENEIHLRLEVPGLEAKDINVEATPDSVSITGERKFETQTQDNGVTRSEFRYGKFQRVIQLPSLVENDKVQAEYKNGVLHLNLPKAESEKHKAVKVNLGQ; encoded by the coding sequence ATGGCACTGATTCGTTGGGAACCATTCCGGGACATCGAACGCTATCAACCATTCCGCCGGGACATTGAACGTTGGGAGCCGTTTCGAGATATTGACACCTTACAGCGGCAAATAAATCGCTTGTTTGATAGATTAATTCCAACAGAGGATGGTGAAAAGACTGGATTTAGCTTTATTCCTCCTGCTGAACTCGAAGAAACTGAAAATGAAATTCATTTGAGACTTGAAGTACCTGGCCTAGAAGCGAAAGATATAAACGTAGAAGCAACTCCCGACTCAGTTAGCATTACTGGGGAACGAAAATTTGAGACTCAGACTCAAGACAATGGTGTCACTAGATCGGAATTTCGCTATGGCAAATTCCAGCGGGTAATTCAGTTACCTTCTTTAGTTGAAAACGACAAAGTACAGGCTGAATACAAAAATGGTGTTCTCCACCTAAACTTGCCGAAAGCAGAATCAGAAAAACACAAGGCAGTAAAAGTTAATCTTGGTCAATAG
- a CDS encoding helix-turn-helix domain-containing protein, whose product MNIEQFIQRAEALHQRLADLYQTASVLPWIPPDLLPQAFKELYSNSKMVQLAAEELYEQNQELIQTRNLLEAERQHYQDLFEFAPDGYLVTNAGGIIREANLSAAKLFNVPKQFLVGKRMTQFIRLEDRQCFHDEINQLSVADRVRELVLRLHQLNGEPFDAALTVGVVRNQYGRVSSLHWLLRNANERQQTELVSVETNSDLSQDRPMYKYSKGETIPLNPLVVWYVCQGLVKLSTFCETGEEVLIGLATTQMVFGSNMTSLPIYQATALSDVEIVVIYVAEIALTPLLSHTLLPKINQRLQQTESFLVIAGKRRVEDRLHHLLQLLKREVGEPFVGGTRLSVRLTHEDIASACCTTRVTVTRLMGKLQQQGLIWFDSKKHIILND is encoded by the coding sequence GTGAATATAGAACAATTTATCCAACGCGCAGAAGCATTGCATCAACGTTTGGCAGATTTGTACCAGACAGCTAGCGTTTTGCCTTGGATTCCACCAGATCTGCTACCACAAGCTTTTAAAGAACTCTATAGCAACTCAAAGATGGTGCAGCTAGCCGCAGAGGAACTTTATGAACAAAATCAGGAATTAATACAAACACGAAATTTACTAGAAGCAGAACGCCAACACTACCAAGATTTATTTGAGTTTGCACCAGACGGCTACTTAGTTACCAATGCAGGAGGGATCATTCGAGAAGCTAATCTTAGTGCAGCTAAGTTGTTCAATGTTCCAAAGCAGTTTCTAGTCGGGAAACGAATGACACAATTTATTCGTTTGGAAGACCGACAGTGCTTTCACGATGAAATTAACCAACTATCGGTAGCGGACAGAGTTAGAGAGTTAGTATTGCGCTTGCATCAACTCAATGGCGAGCCTTTCGATGCAGCTTTGACAGTGGGAGTGGTTCGCAATCAATATGGTAGAGTTAGCTCCCTCCACTGGCTGCTGCGTAATGCCAATGAACGTCAGCAAACAGAATTAGTATCAGTCGAGACAAATAGCGATCTCAGTCAGGATCGCCCTATGTATAAATATTCTAAAGGAGAAACTATTCCTCTTAACCCACTGGTAGTTTGGTATGTTTGTCAGGGTTTAGTCAAGCTAAGTACTTTTTGTGAAACGGGCGAAGAAGTATTGATAGGGTTGGCAACTACACAAATGGTTTTTGGCTCTAATATGACCTCTCTACCCATTTACCAAGCCACGGCCCTGTCAGATGTGGAGATAGTTGTAATTTACGTAGCGGAAATAGCATTAACCCCATTGCTTAGCCATACTCTGTTACCAAAAATCAATCAACGATTACAGCAGACTGAATCTTTCTTAGTTATTGCTGGTAAGCGACGGGTAGAAGATCGTTTACATCATCTATTGCAGCTTTTGAAACGTGAAGTAGGTGAACCCTTTGTAGGGGGAACTCGCCTTAGTGTTCGCTTGACTCATGAAGATATTGCTAGTGCTTGTTGTACTACTAGAGTTACAGTTACACGATTGATGGGCAAATTACAACAGCAAGGTTTAATTTGGTTTGACTCAAAAAAGCACATCATATTAAATGATTAG
- a CDS encoding glycosyltransferase — translation MRILMLSSTFPYPPTRGGTQVRTFNLLKYLSQRHAVTLVTQRDRDVTKAEIVGLRDCVDHLVIFERPPDSGAKTGIFKKIQRLATFLQQGTPPSVLNRYSIEMQEWIDNFVQLKKCDVITCEHSVNEIYVRSHFQKQLKTLVNIHSSVYGTCRNQLATGISEKRLRDTINLPLLRRYEQSYCSKFSEIVVTTEEDKIQLQAFSPNSKITVIPNGVDLVSFPQRTTDPGGHNLVFIGAMDNLANIDAVCFFSNQILPKIQEIYPDTTFNIVGSRPAPEVLALQNQRGINVTGKVPSMVDYLHKATVCVVPMRTGFGIKNKTLEAMAAGVPVVASDRGLEGLAVDSASTSLRALRANEPAQYITAISQLFDNPQLRFELSHNGRQMVETEFTWDIAGKHYEQVCLGDNQG, via the coding sequence ATGAGAATTTTAATGCTGTCTTCTACCTTTCCCTATCCGCCAACACGCGGAGGGACTCAAGTAAGAACGTTTAATTTACTCAAGTATCTGAGTCAACGTCATGCTGTTACACTTGTGACTCAACGCGATCGCGATGTCACAAAAGCAGAAATAGTCGGATTGCGGGATTGTGTAGATCATCTAGTTATTTTTGAACGTCCCCCAGATTCTGGAGCTAAGACCGGAATATTCAAGAAAATACAGCGATTAGCTACATTTCTGCAACAGGGAACACCGCCAAGTGTACTCAACCGCTACTCAATTGAGATGCAAGAGTGGATTGATAACTTTGTGCAGCTGAAAAAATGTGACGTAATTACCTGCGAACATAGTGTGAATGAAATTTATGTGCGATCGCATTTCCAGAAACAGCTAAAAACTTTGGTTAATATTCATAGTTCTGTCTACGGAACTTGTCGCAATCAACTAGCAACTGGTATATCTGAAAAGAGATTGCGAGACACAATTAATTTGCCACTTTTGCGTCGGTATGAGCAAAGCTATTGCTCTAAGTTTTCAGAAATTGTAGTGACAACAGAAGAAGATAAAATTCAGCTACAAGCTTTTAGCCCTAATAGTAAAATTACAGTTATTCCTAATGGAGTAGATTTAGTTTCATTTCCTCAGCGTACCACCGATCCAGGAGGACATAACTTAGTTTTTATTGGTGCTATGGATAACTTAGCAAATATTGATGCCGTATGCTTTTTTAGTAACCAAATCTTACCAAAAATTCAAGAAATTTATCCAGATACTACTTTCAATATTGTTGGTTCTCGTCCTGCACCAGAAGTTTTAGCACTCCAAAATCAGCGAGGAATTAATGTTACTGGCAAAGTGCCTTCAATGGTAGATTACTTACACAAAGCAACCGTCTGCGTTGTACCGATGCGGACAGGCTTTGGTATTAAAAATAAAACTTTAGAAGCAATGGCAGCTGGTGTACCAGTAGTAGCAAGCGATCGCGGTTTAGAAGGACTAGCTGTAGATAGTGCTAGTACATCACTCAGGGCATTACGAGCAAATGAACCAGCACAGTACATTACCGCCATTAGTCAACTATTCGATAACCCACAACTGCGTTTTGAATTATCTCACAACGGCAGACAAATGGTAGAAACAGAATTTACTTGGGATATCGCCGGAAAACATTATGAGCAAGTCTGTCTTGGAGATAATCAAGGCTAA